The following nucleotide sequence is from Pseudomonadota bacterium.
ATGCATAGAAGCCCTTCCTGTTATATTTGCCATAGACAGGGCAGGCATAGTTGGTGAAGACGGGGCTACTCACAATGGATTATTTGATATTTCTTATTTGAGGAGCCTTCCCAATATGGTAGTTATGGCACCAAAAGATGAAAATGAGCTGCGCCGCATGCTTGTAACCGCTCTGTCTCATGACGGTCCCATAGCATTCAGATATCCGAGAGGAACAGGTGTTGGTGTTCCTCTGGAACAAGATATTAAACCACTCACGATTGGCAAAGGAGAAATACTAAAACAAGGAAAAGACATTCTTATTCTTGCAATTGGCCAGTCGGTTTGCGAATCATTAAAAGCATACGATAAATTAATATCTGAACATGGAATTAACGCAACAGTAGTAAACTGCCGTTTTGTAAAACCGCTTGATATCGAATTAATCAGCTCACTTATAAGAGAAATACCCCGCGTAATAACCGTTGAAGAACATGTCCTTCAGGGAGGATTCGGAAGTGCCGTGCTTGAATCTTTAAATGACATTGGTCTTTACAATTTTAAAATCAAACGCCTTGGGATACCGGATATCTTTGTTGATCATGGGCCTCAGGATCTGCTTAGAGCAAAATATAAGATTAATTCTGATGCGATAGTAAATGCAGCTTTAAAATTAATAGACTCATAGCAAGAATTACTCAAAATGTCTGAAAACAAGAAACGACTTGACATTGCCATGCATGAATGCGGACTGGCGCAAAGCAGGCAAAGAGCAAGAAGCCTTATTATGGCAGGAAAAGTACTTGTTAATGGGAACATTCGGGATAAACCTGGGTTTACGATCACAGAGACCGATACTCTGTCTCTTAAAGAACCGGATATGCCGTACGTAAGCAGAGGCGGAATTAAGCTTGAAGCAGCTTTTAAGGAATTTAAGATTAATGTAAATGAATTAGCATGCCTTGATGTTGGCGCATCAACCGGAGGCTTTACAGATTGTTTGCTTAAGCATGGCGCAAAAAAAGTTTTCGCAGTTGATGTTGGTTATGGCCAACTGGCATGGATTTTAAGACAAGACAAGAGGGTAGTTCCTATTGAACGAACCAATATAAGGTATATGAACCAGGAAATTCTTGGCTGTCTTGTTGATTTTGTTACCATAGATGTTTCATTTATATCATTAAAAACAGTTGTTCCTGCTATTCTTAAATTTTTAACCCCCAATGCTTTTATTGTTGCTTTAATTAAGCCGCAATTTGAGGTTGGAAAAGGGAAAGTTGGAAAAGGCGGTGTAGTTAAAGATACTTTATTGCATACTGAAGTTAAAAATAGTCTGTCAGATTTTTTTTTAAACACAGGATTCGATATAATTGGAATCATACCATCACCTATAACCGGTCCTAAAGGTAACAAGGAATTTTTAATTTACTTGAAATTTCTCAACAAAACAGAGATATAAATATATTAATAACCGATTTTTTGAGCTTGATTTTTTTTAAATATAAATATAACGATATAAGATTAAATGTAATTGATTTAAAAAACGATGCAGAGAGGAGTATAAAT
It contains:
- a CDS encoding TlyA family RNA methyltransferase, translating into MSENKKRLDIAMHECGLAQSRQRARSLIMAGKVLVNGNIRDKPGFTITETDTLSLKEPDMPYVSRGGIKLEAAFKEFKINVNELACLDVGASTGGFTDCLLKHGAKKVFAVDVGYGQLAWILRQDKRVVPIERTNIRYMNQEILGCLVDFVTIDVSFISLKTVVPAILKFLTPNAFIVALIKPQFEVGKGKVGKGGVVKDTLLHTEVKNSLSDFFLNTGFDIIGIIPSPITGPKGNKEFLIYLKFLNKTEI